In Ascochyta rabiei chromosome 2, complete sequence, one genomic interval encodes:
- a CDS encoding Unsaturated rhamnogalacturonyl hydrolase, protein MRFSDLSLAVLSCASTTLAAKNTTKQPYSTWMATSFLSKNFVIRQTYVPAVTLEGIQKAAAANSDEDLLEYARSSVSSLVSENGTVTGYNDTYYTLDDIRLGNNVLHWWNEGGRKESKYEIAAHRYRDQLNRWPRTPEGGFWHRAPTYANQMWLDGIYMADTFYATYTSYFDNDNITAWKDIELQFDLIEEHTRNHTTNLLYHGYDELKKAVWADPETGASPYVWDRAVGWYFVALVEVLQVYPKELPGYAKLQEYFTTLAEGIKNVQDAEGGWWLLMDPELEGKAGNYIESSATALFTYAYFKGVRTGLLDSQYLPVAHKAYELMVDDFIIYEKNGTLSWNGTVEVGSLKGDASYEYYTTVPLSLNDGKGAGPFMYAASEFDLATKNATN, encoded by the coding sequence ATGCGTTTCTCCGATCTCAGCCTTGCAGTTCTCTCGTGCGCGAGCACGACTCTCGCTGCGAAGAACACCACAAAGCAGCCGTATTCGACGTGGATGGCCACCTCGTTCCTATCAAAAAACTTCGTCATCCGCCAGACTTATGTTCCCGCTGTCACACTTGAGGGCATCCAGAAGGCGGCTGCTGCCAACAGCGACGAGGATCTGCTCGAATACGCCCGTAGCTCTGTGTCGTCTCTTGTCTCTGAAAATGGCACCGTAACTGGGTACAATGACACTTACTACACTCTCGACGATATCCGACTGGGCAACAACGTTCTCCACTGGTGGAACGAGGGCGGCCGCAAAGAGTCCAAGTACGAGATCGCTGCCCACAGGTACAGGGATCAGCTGAACCGCTGGCCCCGCACACCCGAGGGCGGGTTCTGGCACCGCGCTCCCACCTACGCCAACCAGATGTGGCTGGACGGTATTTACATGGCCGACACGTTCTACGCCACCTATACCTCGTACttcgacaacgacaacatcACTGCGTGGAAGGACATTGAGCTGCAGTTCGACCTCATCGAGGAGCACACCAGGAACCACACAACCAACCTCTTATACCACGGCTACGACGAGCTCAAGAAGGCCGTCTGGGCTGACCCAGAGACCGGCGCTTCTCCCTACGTTTGGGACCGTGCTGTAGGCTGGTACTTCGTCGCGCTCGTCGAGGTTCTCCAGGTGTACCCCAAGGAGCTGCCCGGCTACGCCAAGCTGCAGGAATACTTCACCACCCTTGCCGAGGGCATCAAGAACGTCCAGGATGCCGAGGGTGGCTGGTGGCTGCTCATGGACCCTGAGCTCGAGGGCAAGGCGGGCAACTACATCGAATCGAGCGCCACAGCTCTCTTCACATACGCCTACTTCAAGGGTGTCAGGACCGGTCTGCTCGACTCCCAGTACCTTCCTGTTGCCCACAAGGCTTACGAGCTGATGGTCGACGACTTCATCATCTACGAGAAGAACGGAACTCTGTCGTGGAACGGTACCGTTGAGGTTGGTAGCTTGAAGGGCGATGCGTCGTACGAGTACTACACTACCGTCCCTCTAAGCCTGAACGACGGCAAGGGTGCGGGTCCTTTCATGTACGCTGCCTCTGAGTTCGACCTGGCGACCAAGAACGCCACCAACTAA